agttatgaaagttagaaaatttcgaaaattttccaaatataatttttttttagaagttttgcgtcccgccacgaaaacttaCGGGGTACTGTTTCTagtaatttttaagcttaaagtATAACTTACTATTTGTCATCATTCCACCATTAAAACATTGTTGAAGCCGACACGGCTTGCagagaaatctgaaattcaaaaaaaaaattgtaattttttatgacaattttcaaaatcctgcaactttgtcagtttttcaaatttttcgctaatttttagctcaaaatatagaaaaagtatttttctgcTCGAATAACtaatttatatcaaaattaaaaagaaaaccaaCAGCCACCCACATGTTTTCAAGATGGGaccaagaattttcaaaaaaaaaattttgtcaatttttttgcaattttcaaactaacatagctttgtgaattttttacatttacaactgaaattttgtgactaaatgtagtaaaaatattattttattcaattatttaaaaattgaataaatttagtcaaatttcacacaaaaattgttGGTTTCCGCtgactcaatttttcaacaaaaaaatgcaaattttggttattttcaaatcttcatAACTTTGCCCAATTTTATGTTATTcttgtgatttttaatttgaaacgtAGCATAGCTATTAGTTATtaaattaaagtaaaattcaaaaaaattgaataaaaatttacagaatccCAGGAGTTTCCACAGAgagactcaaaaaaaattcaaaaaaaaaaaatttttttgtcaaatttttataactttgccaatttttcatatttttgctgatttttaatttaaaatacagCAAAAGTATTAATTATACCAGCTGTGCtaacgtttcaaaaattgagctgaaatttacagaaccccaaaatttttcgcagcgttgctcaaaaaaattaattcaaaaaattgtttttttgagatttttttttcaaaaatcaataacttccccaaatctttattttagaaaaatttccatCGAGAAAAGTGATTTTCCTCATTATTTTAGTACTAAAACCACCCAAATTTGAGTAAAAGCTTACGAAATTTGATTACAGCTCCCTCCGAGGCATCTCATGCGGCTCCACTTAGAATTCACGGTTctcctgcaattttttttgactttttcagtttttagggtgtaaaatcacgaattttcacattttcccaaTTATTCCATGCTCAAAAtactgtaaatttcaaaaactcaccgaAAAAATGCGGCGCACGCTCTGCAGCTATTCACCCCGAAGTGATTTCcatgacatttttgaattttgcagatttcGCATTTTTGGGGTAAAATATGCGATATTTTAGCGATTTTCAtgtaaaaacacaagaaaaataagtgaaaCTCGGAAAAATGACGAGCGTGAGAGAGAGCAGGAGACGCAGGCAGTGAAAGGGTGAGGCAGGTGGTTGGAGAGAGGGAGAGGCCGGACAGGGAAACGGGAATCAGTTTTTCGgggttttttcaagttttaattgTTGAGTATAATGATTCATTGCCAAATTGCAATTATACTCATTGGCTTttacaattataaaaaaaaacaaaagttttggatttttttctaattttttttctgtttttgtccAATCAACTTTTAATGtagaaattcgaattattcattcattttccgaaaaattgaccCCCATATTGACCCCAAACggatcatttttaaatttgtgaaaaaaatgaacttttagCTCAACTGGTTAGAGGTTTGCCTGGGaatcacaagaccggggttcgagcccccgctgtggcaaatatttttatttttgttaatttacaATATTGAGTAGATTAGACACATttgttttgaatgttttaaaaaaatccgagAATCTCAGAAaggaacacattttttcaagtttttttataaagatttctgtgaatttagtgttttttttttgggtgtttCAGGGTaaaatacattgaaaataGCAATTGTACGCTGAATTTGAACGGaaacctccaaaaaaaaattccaaaaaagttgactTTTTAACACAACTGGTTAGAGGTTTGCCTAGGaatcacaagaccggggttcgagcccccactgtggcaaatatttttatttttgttagttCACAATATTAAATATATTAGACAAGattgcttcatttttttccaacaaaaatcgggaatttcagaaagttacACATTTTTCATGATATTTTATGAAGATTAtgtaaatttagtttttttttcaggtagttttaatttaaaacacaTCGAAAATAGCAATTATACGCTAAATTTGAACGGAAACCcccaaaaaaagttccaaaaaagttgcatttttAGCTCAACTGGGAAGCGGTTTGCCTGGGAATCACAGGACCGGGTTGGtagatatttttgttttgttgttaatTGCATTATTATGCATgttaaaactatattttcacacattttgcaaaagaactaccaaattttcacttgaaaataagtttttttttcgaagtctgaagattttttagaacaattttttatttagcaAGTTGGTAATTTGcaaacttataaaaaataatacttcCCAATGCTGATTTTTGGCTCAACTGGGTAGGGGTTTGCCTGGGaatcacaagaccggggttcgagccccagctgtggtattttttttttctgcttccaTTTGATACTTCCCCGttcaaattaataatttacaCTTCACACCTGTCACTAAAAGTTCAATTATCACTAATTCCGAGACATAGATCGTTAGAGTCACACTTTACACACACTCCAAATCACACTTTTCCACCCTCAAAACTTGTGTCTGCAAAATTGAACGTACATAGTCTGTGATTATGAAAAAGACCCTTATCGTGTTAAGTACCTAACATTTTAAACTCTTGAATTATTCACTACACTTTTCTATAATGTCATagaaattgtctttttttttaatgttttatcatattttttacagcttttttccaatcaatttttaatatagaaattcgaattcttcattcaatttccgaaatttggACCCCCATATTGACCCCAAACggatcatttttaaatttgtgaaaaaaatgaacttttagCTCAACTGGGTAGAGGCTTGCCTAGGAATCACTAGACCTGGGTTCGACTCCCCGCTGTGAcagatatttttattttttgttactttacAATATTAAACTTATCTGGAGGTGTTGTTTCAAGcttccttcaaaaaaaatccgaaattttaaaaaaggaacACTTTTCCCAagatttttgttgaagatTCTGTAAATTTAGTGATTTTCCAGGAAGATTTAAGGTAATACACAttggaaaatatcaattatGCGCTAAATTTGAACCGGgaccacaaaaaaattttttcgaaaaaagctgCATTTTTGGCTCAACTGGGAAGAGGTTTGCCTGGGaatcacaagaccggggttcgagcccccgctggggcaaatatttttatttttgttaattcaCAATATTAAATATATtgggaacattttttcaagttagaTCAGCtttaaacttcaatttttcggaaacattttgaaaattttttttggtgaaaaaatccgaaaaatttttgttgacttGTGtattgatgcaccatgttaaAAATGCATCCTTTCCctgaaaaactccaaatttttcaatattatagTAATCCCCAAATCAATGTATGACTGTCtccaaaatataaattcttGATCTTTCTTCTGACTTGTGATGATTCTGTGACTTGGCCCTCACAGGATTTCCCCGTAAGAAGGAGTGACAGCAGAAGTTCGCCGAATTAATTTGACAATTGACATATCTGGAGGAGATAGTGGGTGTAGTGGAGAGGGTGGTAGGTAGTCTAATTTGGGCGGTTCATTTATAGGCAGATAACATAGCAATGCATGTTAGTTCCATGATGTGATGCTAAattgacaacactttttgctcgttttcttagatttctgaaattgtcaaagttttagtcaaaatccGCAAATTTCATCGATACCTAGAACAATTCAAAGAAGTTCTACAACttcgaattttatttctaaaaaagtgttcgaattttttcaacatggtgcatcaatctcatttcggtgttttttttttgcaaaaaatctagTGTTGAtatgtttgaaatattgatttctaTCGAGGTAGTTTTACAAAATGCACTGCTTtttagatttgtttttttcaaatttttttcaacatggtgcatcgacctaAGTCCactttgttgatttttttctcaaattttcctaattttcattttaaaagtttgtgcAATATACTGAAATAATaccaaatttacaaaaaaaggcACAATGTGTTGTTCACTCTGTAACTAAGCAAGAAATTGATTGACAACaatttcagttcattttttttgttgtttttttcgatCGTATATATATCCATATACATAtacaaatatatttatatatacatatatatatatatatatatatatacatatgtGTATTACCAAAAGAGCAAAATGTATAGTCTACGTTTTATCACCTTAAAGTTTTTGTACTCTTGGCATTTAATAAGAGCCTTAAAAGcacaaaattcagattttcccaATCAAAATGTGTTCTTAACTCTAAACTTTCGCGTTGGTACATAAAAGAACAGGAActcggattttttaaatatattttttccatttggtAGTACTACAAAACACGATTTTTATGTATCACAAATTCTTTTAACATTCCTATCATTGATCACCGCGCCTTCTATCTCTTATCATATTATCTCATCGTATTTTGGATTTCTAGTCTAGTCATTGCAGCAGttaattgttttctttctaccttcacttttcaatttgataCATGTAAttttacacacaaaaaattgaaaaaaattaaagtaaaaaattttaccttttcaaaaaaaaatatttttttcaaattttccaaaaaaaaaacaattgtctTAAAACTCTACCAATTTACACATATtcaatgttaaattttttgctgatttcgaaaattaatatgTCACGGGTTCCACCACGAAAATAACCGAGTTACGGTAGTTTTTGTAGCTGAAAAGGGCGTTAAGGCATTATATTAAGGCTCTACGAGCTTGAGAAAGCACattaaaattagtttgaagttttttaaacttgttttTAGGAAAATCTACATGCTTAATTACATCAgagaagttttggaatttttctgaaaaaaaaaattttagtccaaaatttttttgagaaaatgtttttttttcaaattttccaaaaaaaaaaattttttaatccaaattttcaaaaaaaatattttttcaattttccaaaaaaaaaattgtcttaaaaCTCTACCAATTTACACATATtcaatgttaaatttttcgctgatttcgaaaattaatatggcacgggtcccaccacgaaaataaCCGAGTTACGGTAGTTTTTGTAGCTGAAAAGGGCGTTAAGGCATTATATTAAGGCTCTACGAGCTTGAGAAAGCACattaaaattagtttgaagtttttttaaacttgtttttaggaaaaatctaCATGCTTAATTATATCAgagaagttttggaatttttctgaaaaaattttttttagtccaaaatttttttgagaaaatgtttttttttcaaattttccaaaaaaaaaattttattcaaattttgttttaaaaaaattttgtcctAAAACTCTACCAATTTACACATATTCAATACCAAATTTTACGCTGAACACAAAAACATACATATCacgggtcccaccacgaaaataaCCGAGTTACGGTAGTTTTTGTAGCTGGAAAGGACGTTAAGGCATTATTTTAAGGCTCTACGAGCTTGAGAAAGCACAATAAaatcagtttgaaatttttttaaacttgtttttaggaaaaatctaCATGCTTAATTATATCAgagaagttttggaatttttctgaaaaaaaaattttttagtccaaaaattttccaaaaaacaaatttttttcaaaaaatcccaaaatagTATTTAAGCTGTTTAATGTCATTTCAATAGTTTCAAGTAACTTTCTaattaaaattccagcaaaataAGGGCCTTGGAGCGTTCAACCACTgctgtcgatgcaccatgtttcatCCAACTTCCGCAGCCTTTATCTCGGTTATCTCGGTTTTGATTAAGAATTTAAAAGCGAAATTTATGTATTTCTAGATGTTCTATcacattttggaagttttgggattttttgtaaaaaaaaattttttgacaatttttcaaaaaaaatttccgaaaaaaattttttttttcaaaatttttgcttcttttttgatttattggtatttttgcatattttcctGCATATCTAACGTTATAATCTATCCCCCTTTGAGTGTTCAATGACCAAATTGATCTAGACTGCAGATATGAAAAAAGGGAGGCCGCTATAGCGcacttatcgattttttctcccGCCTTTGCTCTTGCCAAACTTCCCTAAAATTCCGcatatttttgcagaatgaACCCGGAAAAACAGTGTCAAATATGTGCAAAAACATCAAATGGAATGCATTTCGGTGCAATGACCTGCCGAGCGTGTGCAGCGTTTTTCAGACGGGCTGTGGTGTTGAAGCTGGAGTATTCGTGTAAGGCGAAGAAAATGTGTCAGCTGGAAGGTGGTGGGAGGTAAGAATACGTTACaatacaaaaactttgaaaaaattatttttctttaaaaaaaaatttttttttgaaaatttttttttgaaaattaaaaaaaaaaatattttttcaaaattctaactaaatttttcattgagaaCCTGATATCTGTAAAGTATACCATAATTTCGTATTTTtagctttgaaaaatcgataaaaattaattttaaaaaaaagataaaaaattaattttttcaacacaccaagtgggcggagccaatACACTAGATTTCACgcgcaattttcgaatttttcactgaacaaCTCCAATTTCCAGGATTTTTTCgatagttttttgaacttccaaACGTTATGAATGCAATATTTAGTTAAACTAATACATTTTtcccaaaagttcaaaattttcgaaaaaaaaagtggagaaaaattttttttctttgaaattttttttcagttttccgacTACAAATTCCATACTACAGTTTTAAgcgttttttgcaaattttcataatttttaaacggtGTAAGTATAATATATATAAAGATGTTatgattttctcaaattttcaaaaaaaaatttctaaaaaaaaattttctaaaaaaaaattttctaaaaaaaaattttcaaaaaaattttttttaatttttttctgattttattgattttttggtgttttagTAGTCTATTCTACAATTTAaccattttttctgtttcagatcAATGTGCAGATACtgtagatttgaaaaatgcaaggaAATCGGAATGGACGCCGAAAGTAAGtcgatttttccggttttttctctgaaaatctgaattttcagaggtTATCCTGGATTATGATCCAACTGCATCACAGAAAGTGCCGGTTAtgccaaaaatcgataaagtaCAAGAAAATGAGCCGGCGCCTGCGACTTCGAAGAGCCACGCGGACAAAATTACagttaaaatcgattttacaGAATTGACGGAGAAGTTGAAAGAGATGTTTGAGGTTTGAGGAATAtgaattttgagtgaaaattagaaataaaaaaatttattttttttaattttgaaattttgaaaaaaaaaattttttttggaaaattttgaaatttcgaaaaaaaatattttttttcaaaaaattaatttttccccaaatttatatttattcaaaccgtattgattttttatctttGAAAATAGACAAATTACGCTCCCCAGGGCAGTATGAACAAAGTTACGGTAATTTTACAGCTGGAggatgttttgaaatttcttaaagCTTCCAAAAAACACCCTAACTTTATCagtttaaaagattttttgattatttcaaaactataatGTTGCTGAATATTCAAACTTAACATTATTAATGGGAATTTaagtttgttttcaaatttttatgaaaaaaaaattattttcgaaaaaaaagtttttacaatttttttaagtttccaaaaactccCCTAACTATAgcagtttttaatatttagtcAGGAATTGGTTAATCAATACCTAGATAATAAGACAAACTGTAGCAATGTAACCTTGAGACTGAGacgagaaaattgaacaaaagaCCTTTTGATATCTTACtaataatttattagaaaGACAAGTCTTTTAAAACCAGGAGAAACAATAATATCTCGAAATACTCGAGACCAAGATACCAAAAACAAGGAGAAGAACAATACTTTCTCCTTAActgaaaacaatcaaaaacttaaacaataaaaaccttAAACCTTAAAACCTATGAAAAACGGCGAGCCTCACGGCGTCGACCGGCTTGCACCCGTTCTTGCGGGAGAAGTGCTGAGAAATCTTGGATTCGCGTCGCCGTGTGCGCAAGGCACCGAAAATGCGTCAACAAGAGCGCAAGGCGCGAAACTTGTTAAGCGGGAATTCAGAGGTTTTGGCGtgtcaaaatgacaaaagagcTTGCGTTgagggaaaaataaaagagaaaacgGGTAAAAcccgacaattttttgatgatttaaaAATCAGCGTATTACAAAATATTCAggcttatcaattttttagccTACTATATTAGTTTTCtgtctttttcagaaaaacaattattttcgaaaaaaaaaggttttcaatttttttagtttccaaaaactcaCCTAACTTTGgcagttttcaacattttttgataatttaaaaactaaaattttgctaaatatttgtattcaacatttttgaaataaactacgttttgtaaaaaaaaaacttttttaaaattttttcaagtttccaaaaaactccCCTAACTTTGccagttttcaagattttccgaaaatttaaaaactaaattactacaaattgtattttctcTTTATTTCCCAATAACTTTACACATTTCCAGACCCAAAAGCGCTCCTCCGGCGAGTTATCCGGCTCCTTGGACTCTGACGAAAGTTCTACAGATAGTGTCTACCTAAATGATCTCCAAAATTTGACGAAAGCTTTAAACGAGTTTCAGGCTCCGATTAAGGATAAGAAAGACATTGTAGTAAGTTTTAGTAAagattttgatagttttgaaattttctggaatttttttttttttgaaaattttcaaaaaaaatttttccagaacctCGACAGAGCCGATATGAAAAAAGTGATCTACTGGTTGAATTTTCGAGTCAAAAAATATGCGACGTGGTATTCACATGCCACGTATCTCATAGAACATTTGCCGAtgaatcagaaatttgaaacttatcGGAAATCCTGGAATCTTTTGAGAATGTTCGAGAGAATTGCGATGACGTGGAAACATTATGGAAATGAAATGTTTGAAGGACATGtgagtgaaaattggaaaaaatcgatataaaattgatttcggaaaaaaaattttggacaaaaaattcaaaaaaaatttagctcgagat
This is a stretch of genomic DNA from Caenorhabditis elegans chromosome V. It encodes these proteins:
- the nhr-145 gene encoding NR LBD domain-containing protein (Confirmed by transcript evidence), with the translated sequence MCRYCRFEKCKEIGMDAEKVILDYDPTASQKVPVMPKIDKVQENEPAPATSKSHADKITVKIDFTELTEKLKEMFETQKRSSGELSGSLDSDESSTDSVYLNDLQNLTKALNEFQAPIKDKKDIVNLDRADMKKVIYWLNFRVKKYATWYSHATYLIEHLPMNQKFETYRKSWNLLRMFERIAMTWKHYGNEMFEGHFILVSDDTKMIIDKSLIHFEEISDVTDEYFRRLFHPFLNQYMEEVAKPMSELDLTTEEIVFCMVNILGYDASGLTPETIETLHKFKEIIADQMHSYYTNSTNIKMYSHRIMKLMQLVKSITKIAREKSRLRDVIYVFDIYKAEISDPCFFQFF
- the nhr-145 gene encoding NR LBD domain-containing protein (Confirmed by transcript evidence) translates to MNPEKQCQICAKTSNGMHFGAMTCRACAAFFRRAVVLKLEYSCKAKKMCQLEGGGRSMCRYCRFEKCKEIGMDAEKVILDYDPTASQKVPVMPKIDKVQENEPAPATSKSHADKITVKIDFTELTEKLKEMFETQKRSSGELSGSLDSDESSTDSVYLNDLQNLTKALNEFQAPIKDKKDIVNLDRADMKKVIYWLNFRVKKYATWYSHATYLIEHLPMNQKFETYRKSWNLLRMFERIAMTWKHYGNEMFEGHFILVSDDTKMIIDKSLIHFEEISDVTDEYFRRLFHPFLNQYMEEVAKPMSELDLTTEEIVFCMVNILGYDASGLTPETIETLHKFKEIIADQMHSYYTNSTNIKMYSHRIMKLMQLVKSITKIAREKSRLRDVIYVFDIYKAEISDPCFFQFF